From Nitrobacter sp. NHB1, a single genomic window includes:
- the phoB gene encoding phosphate regulon transcriptional regulator PhoB, producing MSARILVVEDEEALTTLLRYNLDAEGYEVETVARGDEADTWLKERTPDLVVLDWMLPGLSGIELCRRLRARPETRQLPIIMLTARGEESERVRGLATGADDYIVKPFSVPELLARVKGLLRRASPERLATILSFGDIELDRDKHRVARSGRPIDLGPTEYRLLEFFLEHPGRVFSREQLLDSVWGRDIYIDERTVDVHIGRLRKLLNPGGEQDPIRTVRGAGYALDERFQKAVE from the coding sequence ATGAGTGCACGCATTCTGGTGGTCGAGGACGAGGAGGCGCTGACGACGCTGCTGCGCTACAATCTCGACGCCGAAGGTTACGAGGTTGAAACGGTGGCGCGCGGCGACGAGGCCGATACGTGGCTGAAGGAGCGCACCCCCGATCTTGTGGTGCTGGACTGGATGCTGCCTGGCCTGTCCGGCATCGAACTGTGCCGCCGTCTGCGGGCGCGCCCCGAGACCAGGCAACTTCCGATCATCATGCTCACCGCCCGCGGCGAGGAGAGCGAGCGGGTGCGGGGGCTTGCGACCGGCGCCGATGACTACATCGTCAAGCCATTCTCGGTGCCGGAGCTTCTGGCGCGGGTGAAGGGGCTGCTGCGGCGCGCGAGCCCGGAGCGGCTCGCCACGATCCTGAGCTTCGGCGACATCGAGCTCGATCGTGACAAACACCGCGTCGCGCGTTCCGGCCGCCCGATCGATCTCGGTCCGACCGAGTATCGCCTGCTGGAATTCTTCCTCGAGCATCCCGGCCGGGTGTTCAGTCGCGAGCAACTGCTCGACAGCGTCTGGGGCCGCGACATCTACATCGACGAGCGCACCGTGGACGTTCATATCGGGCGGCTGCGCAAGCTGCTCAATCCCGGCGGCGAGCAGGATCCGATCCGCACAGTGCGCGGCGCAGGCTACGCGTTGGACGAGCGGTTTCAGAAAGCGGTCGAGTAA
- a CDS encoding GcrA family cell cycle regulator has protein sequence MTVITWTDDRVEQLKKLWEAGLSASQIAAEIGNVTRNAVIGKVHRLGLSGRAKSPSSAVSRPRKARPAQHVMRVSRPVSRGNTALAHDFEVELEPDPIAFDNVVPMSQRLSLLQLSEATCHWPVGDPSSPEFFFCGGKALNGLPYCAHHSRIAYQPAADRRRQPPKVR, from the coding sequence ATGACGGTGATAACCTGGACCGACGACCGCGTCGAACAACTGAAGAAGCTCTGGGAAGCGGGCCTCTCCGCAAGTCAGATCGCCGCTGAGATCGGCAACGTGACGCGCAATGCGGTGATCGGCAAGGTACACCGGCTCGGTCTGTCGGGCCGCGCCAAGAGTCCTTCGTCAGCGGTGTCGCGGCCGCGCAAGGCCCGTCCGGCCCAGCACGTCATGCGGGTATCGCGCCCGGTCTCCCGCGGCAACACCGCGCTCGCGCACGACTTCGAGGTCGAACTCGAGCCGGATCCGATCGCCTTCGACAATGTGGTGCCGATGAGCCAGCGGCTGTCTCTGCTCCAACTCAGCGAAGCCACCTGCCACTGGCCGGTCGGCGATCCCTCGAGTCCGGAATTCTTCTTCTGCGGCGGCAAGGCACTCAACGGCCTACCCTATTGCGCGCACCACTCGCGCATTGCCTATCAGCCCGCCGCCGACCGCCGCCGCCAGCCGCCGAAGGTGCGGTAA
- a CDS encoding ATP-binding protein gives MATPAPDSIRPTAEGAAQPTPVPASASRFASWTDRLRRSALILLVAGLVLAALAVFGGLQPSRAIAAFVCIVGAGLVPWQVHDPAASREADLGANPVDTAAVHAIVAGMPDPNVLLDRAGRVIHLNAAAAQLVPALRQHGLAQFALRSPEIVTALREAVATRETRRTTYLNHVPVDRWMELIITPIPVPTAFGGVDHCMLLTFHDQTPLRRVEEMRADFVANASHELRTPLAALSGFIDTLQGPAREDAKARERFLGIMHAQATRMARLIDDLLSLSRVELSAHVRPDTPVDLIPIVRQVVDGLEPLAAERQVRIEVELPQTPVMICGDREELLRLFENLIENALKYGASGGRVVVSSMMDVSLDGAPEFRVAVRDFGPGIAPEHLPRLTERFYRVDAGDSRAQGGTGLGLSLVRHILNRHGGRLLIESVAGHGATFTAGFPPAQAVTAT, from the coding sequence ATGGCGACTCCGGCGCCTGACAGCATTCGACCGACCGCGGAAGGAGCCGCCCAGCCGACTCCTGTGCCCGCTTCCGCTTCGAGGTTTGCATCCTGGACGGACCGGTTGCGCCGTTCGGCGCTCATTCTGCTGGTTGCCGGGCTCGTGCTGGCTGCGCTCGCCGTGTTCGGCGGCTTGCAGCCGTCCCGCGCCATCGCCGCCTTTGTCTGCATCGTCGGCGCGGGGCTGGTGCCCTGGCAGGTTCACGATCCGGCCGCGTCGCGCGAAGCCGACCTCGGCGCTAATCCGGTGGACACTGCGGCGGTTCATGCCATCGTTGCCGGTATGCCGGATCCCAACGTGCTGCTCGATCGGGCCGGCCGCGTGATCCATCTCAATGCCGCGGCGGCGCAGCTTGTGCCGGCGCTGCGCCAGCACGGGCTCGCGCAATTCGCGCTGCGATCGCCTGAGATTGTCACGGCGTTGCGCGAGGCGGTCGCGACGAGGGAAACGCGGCGGACGACCTATCTCAATCATGTCCCGGTCGATCGCTGGATGGAACTGATCATCACGCCGATTCCGGTGCCGACCGCGTTCGGCGGCGTCGACCATTGCATGCTGTTGACGTTCCACGATCAGACGCCGTTGCGACGGGTCGAGGAAATGCGCGCCGACTTCGTCGCCAATGCGAGCCACGAATTGCGCACGCCACTGGCGGCGCTGTCGGGCTTCATCGACACGCTGCAAGGCCCGGCGCGCGAGGATGCCAAGGCGCGTGAGCGCTTTCTCGGCATCATGCATGCGCAGGCCACGCGCATGGCGCGGCTGATCGACGATCTGCTGTCGCTGTCGCGGGTCGAACTGTCGGCGCATGTGCGGCCGGATACGCCGGTCGACCTTATCCCGATCGTGCGTCAGGTCGTCGACGGGCTCGAGCCGCTGGCGGCGGAGCGCCAGGTCAGGATCGAAGTCGAACTGCCGCAAACGCCGGTGATGATCTGCGGCGATCGCGAGGAACTGCTGCGGCTGTTCGAGAACCTGATCGAGAATGCGCTGAAATACGGCGCGTCCGGCGGCAGGGTCGTGGTGTCGTCGATGATGGACGTCTCGCTGGACGGCGCGCCGGAATTCCGGGTGGCGGTGCGGGATTTCGGTCCCGGAATCGCGCCGGAGCATTTGCCGCGCCTCACCGAACGCTTCTATCGCGTCGACGCCGGCGACAGCCGGGCTCAGGGCGGCACCGGCCTCGGCCTGTCGCTGGTGAGACATATCCTGAACCGTCATGGCGGCCGCCTGCTGATCGAAAGCGTGGCCGGCCATGGCGCGACCTTTACGGCGGGTTTCCCACCGGCGCAGGCCGTGACCGCAACGTGA
- the pstA gene encoding phosphate ABC transporter permease PstA, giving the protein MNPIYASRRRRDLIVRVLCFAAAAFGVSWLGLILFTLFYNGLAGMSWQIFTQNTPPPGASEGGLLNAIVGSIMMTVIGVGIGAPIGMFAGTYLAEYGKHDRLSPVIRFINDILLSAPSIIIGLFIYGAVVVPMGGFSALAGSLALAVIVIPVVVRTTEDMLNLVPNSLCEAASALGLPRSLVIKRVAYRAARAGLITGVLLATARVAGETAPLLFTALSNQFFSMDLTHTIANLPVTINNFVQSPYAYWKDLAWSGALLITLAVLALNIGARLIGSERTAK; this is encoded by the coding sequence ATGAATCCGATCTATGCGTCCCGCCGCCGTCGAGACCTCATCGTTCGCGTCCTGTGTTTTGCCGCCGCCGCTTTCGGCGTCTCCTGGCTCGGGCTGATCCTGTTTACGCTCTTCTATAACGGTCTCGCCGGGATGAGCTGGCAGATTTTCACCCAGAACACGCCGCCGCCCGGCGCTTCCGAAGGGGGCCTGTTGAACGCCATCGTCGGCTCCATCATGATGACCGTGATCGGGGTGGGCATCGGCGCGCCGATCGGCATGTTTGCGGGTACCTATCTTGCCGAATACGGCAAGCACGACCGCCTCTCGCCGGTCATCCGTTTCATCAACGACATCCTTCTCAGCGCGCCCTCGATCATCATCGGCCTGTTCATCTATGGCGCGGTCGTGGTGCCGATGGGAGGTTTCTCGGCGCTCGCGGGTTCGCTCGCGCTCGCCGTGATCGTCATTCCGGTCGTGGTGCGCACGACGGAGGACATGCTGAACCTGGTGCCGAACTCGTTGTGCGAGGCGGCCTCCGCGCTTGGTCTGCCGCGCTCGCTGGTCATCAAGCGCGTCGCTTATCGCGCCGCGCGGGCGGGACTGATCACCGGCGTGCTGCTTGCCACCGCGCGCGTTGCCGGCGAGACCGCACCGCTGCTGTTCACCGCGCTGAGCAATCAGTTCTTCAGTATGGACCTGACCCACACGATCGCGAACCTTCCCGTCACCATCAACAACTTCGTGCAGAGCCCCTACGCCTATTGGAAAGATTTGGCGTGGAGCGGCGCGCTGCTGATCACGCTGGCCGTACTGGCGCTGAACATCGGTGCAAGGTTGATCGGCTCTGAGAGGACCGCAAAATGA
- the argF gene encoding ornithine carbamoyltransferase, with protein sequence MSKAPRHFLDLFDVPTTELRAILDASVAMKKRRKEGRIADKPLDGKTLAMIFDKPSTRTRVSFDVGMRQLGGEAIMLTGAEMQLGRGETIADTARVLSRFVDIIMIRILSHDALTELATHATVPVVNGLTRRSHPCQVMADVMTFEEHRGPIEGRTVAWTGDDNNVLASWAHAAERFSFNLNIATPPELAPNKLLKDWIRSSGAPIRLGTDPEAAVRGADCIVTDTWVSMGDKDGEHRHNLLKPYQVNAKLMSLANPDALFMHCLPAHRGDEVTDEVIDGPQSVVFDEAENRLHAQKGILAWCLNAAG encoded by the coding sequence ATGAGCAAGGCGCCACGGCATTTTCTCGACCTGTTCGACGTGCCGACGACGGAACTGCGCGCGATCCTCGATGCCAGCGTGGCGATGAAGAAGCGACGCAAGGAGGGCCGGATCGCCGACAAGCCGCTCGACGGCAAGACGCTGGCGATGATCTTCGACAAGCCCTCGACGCGCACCCGCGTGTCGTTCGATGTCGGCATGCGCCAACTCGGCGGCGAGGCGATCATGCTGACCGGGGCCGAAATGCAGCTCGGACGCGGCGAGACCATCGCGGATACCGCGCGGGTGCTGTCGCGCTTTGTCGATATCATCATGATCCGCATCCTCAGCCACGACGCGCTGACGGAGTTGGCCACGCACGCAACCGTGCCCGTCGTCAACGGGCTGACGCGGCGCTCGCACCCCTGCCAGGTGATGGCCGATGTGATGACTTTCGAGGAGCATCGCGGGCCGATCGAGGGCCGCACCGTGGCGTGGACCGGCGACGACAACAACGTGCTGGCGTCGTGGGCTCATGCGGCCGAGCGCTTCAGCTTCAATCTCAACATCGCGACCCCGCCGGAACTCGCGCCGAACAAGTTGCTGAAGGACTGGATCAGGTCGAGCGGGGCGCCGATCAGGCTCGGCACCGATCCGGAAGCGGCGGTGCGCGGCGCCGACTGCATCGTCACCGATACATGGGTATCGATGGGCGACAAGGACGGCGAGCATCGTCACAATTTGCTCAAGCCCTACCAGGTCAACGCCAAGCTGATGTCGCTTGCCAATCCGGACGCGCTGTTCATGCACTGCCTGCCGGCGCACCGCGGCGACGAGGTCACCGACGAGGTGATCGACGGACCGCAGTCGGTGGTGTTCGACGAGGCCGAAAACCGGCTGCACGCCCAGAAGGGCATTCTGGCCTGGTGCCTTAACGCGGCGGGATAA
- a CDS encoding aspartate aminotransferase family protein, protein MTRAAASHLLPVFARADLSFDSGEGAWLVGSDGGRYLDFTSGVAVNALGHCHPHLVAALQAQAAKLWHVSNLFKSPDGERLAARLCEQSFADFVFFANSGAEAVECAIKVMRRYHASKGHPERYRIVTFEGAFHGRTLAALAATGSKKYLDGYGPPADGFDQVPLDDIEAVKKAIGPATAGILIEPLQGEGGVREPSHAFFRALRQLCDEHGLLLAFDEVQTGMGRTGDLFAYRRIGVAPDVMSLAKALGGGFPIGACLARAEAASGMTPGSHGSTFGGNPLAVAAANAVLDVMLEPGFFERTQKMSLLLKQKLASVVDRHPDVLSEVRGEGLLIGLKAVVPSGDLVGALREEKLLTVGAGDNVVRLLPPLIVSEAEIEESVRRLERACAKLSGASAKKEAAQ, encoded by the coding sequence ATGACCAGAGCCGCGGCGTCCCATCTGTTGCCCGTTTTCGCAAGGGCCGATCTCTCATTCGACAGCGGCGAAGGCGCCTGGTTGGTCGGATCCGACGGTGGACGCTATCTCGACTTCACCAGCGGCGTTGCCGTCAATGCGTTGGGCCACTGCCATCCGCATCTCGTCGCCGCGCTTCAGGCGCAGGCGGCAAAGCTTTGGCACGTCTCGAACCTGTTCAAGTCGCCGGACGGCGAGCGGCTGGCGGCACGGCTGTGCGAGCAGAGCTTCGCCGACTTCGTCTTCTTCGCCAATTCCGGCGCCGAGGCGGTGGAGTGCGCCATCAAGGTGATGCGCCGCTATCATGCCTCCAAGGGTCATCCGGAACGCTATCGCATCGTCACCTTCGAGGGCGCCTTCCATGGCCGCACGCTGGCGGCGCTGGCGGCCACCGGCTCGAAAAAATATCTCGACGGATATGGGCCGCCGGCGGACGGCTTCGACCAGGTGCCGCTCGACGATATCGAGGCTGTGAAGAAGGCGATCGGCCCCGCGACCGCCGGCATCCTGATCGAGCCGCTACAGGGCGAAGGCGGCGTGCGCGAGCCGTCCCATGCGTTCTTCCGTGCGCTGCGTCAGCTCTGCGACGAGCACGGCCTGCTGCTGGCATTCGACGAGGTGCAGACCGGCATGGGCCGCACCGGCGATCTCTTTGCCTACAGGCGCATCGGCGTCGCGCCGGACGTGATGTCGCTGGCGAAGGCGCTCGGCGGCGGTTTTCCGATCGGCGCCTGTCTTGCGAGAGCGGAAGCCGCGTCCGGCATGACGCCGGGCTCGCACGGCTCGACCTTCGGCGGCAATCCGCTGGCGGTCGCCGCGGCCAATGCCGTGCTCGACGTGATGCTGGAGCCCGGCTTCTTCGAGCGGACGCAGAAGATGTCGCTGCTGCTGAAGCAGAAGCTGGCATCGGTCGTCGATCGCCATCCGGATGTGCTGAGCGAGGTGCGCGGCGAGGGCCTTCTGATCGGCCTCAAGGCCGTGGTGCCGTCGGGCGATCTGGTCGGCGCGCTGCGCGAGGAAAAGCTGTTAACGGTCGGCGCCGGCGACAACGTCGTGCGTTTGTTGCCGCCGCTGATCGTCAGCGAGGCGGAGATCGAGGAGTCGGTGCGGCGGCTGGAGCGGGCCTGCGCCAAACTCTCCGGCGCATCCGCGAAGAAGGAAGCGGCGCAATGA
- the pstC gene encoding phosphate ABC transporter permease subunit PstC, which translates to MAVHGSAMEAAGRYDRTRALNAFKFGDTAFYWTTRISALLVLMLLGGIIVSLIVGAWPAIVEFGSAFLTTQRWAPSADPPVLGALSPLYGTILTSVIAMTIAIPVGIGIAVFLTELCPLWARRPIGMAVELLAGIPSIIYGMWGFFILGPFLANSVQPFFIDLFAGVPILGSIFGGPPSYLSLFNASLILAIMVLPFITAISRDVFATVPPVLKEAAYGVGCTTWEVVRHVVLPYTRVGVIGGVMLALGRALGETMAVTFIIGNSFRISPSIFAPGTTISAAIASEFAESDGLHQSGLMLLGLLLFVLTFFVLAAARLMLMRLEKKAGK; encoded by the coding sequence ATGGCCGTTCATGGTAGCGCGATGGAGGCAGCAGGCCGCTATGACCGCACCCGTGCGCTGAACGCCTTCAAGTTCGGCGACACGGCGTTCTACTGGACCACGCGCATCAGCGCGCTCCTGGTTCTGATGCTGCTCGGAGGAATCATCGTCTCGCTGATCGTGGGGGCCTGGCCCGCGATTGTGGAGTTCGGAAGCGCGTTCCTGACGACGCAGCGCTGGGCGCCGTCCGCCGATCCGCCGGTGCTGGGCGCGCTGAGCCCGCTGTATGGCACGATCCTGACCTCGGTCATCGCTATGACAATCGCGATCCCGGTCGGCATCGGCATCGCGGTATTCCTCACCGAATTGTGCCCGCTGTGGGCGCGCCGGCCGATCGGCATGGCGGTCGAGCTGCTCGCGGGCATTCCTTCGATCATCTACGGCATGTGGGGCTTCTTCATCCTCGGCCCGTTTCTTGCCAATTCGGTGCAGCCCTTCTTCATCGACCTGTTTGCAGGGGTGCCGATCCTCGGCTCGATCTTCGGCGGGCCGCCGTCTTATTTGAGCCTGTTCAACGCCTCGCTGATCCTCGCGATCATGGTGTTGCCTTTTATCACCGCGATTTCGCGCGACGTGTTCGCGACCGTACCGCCAGTTCTGAAAGAGGCGGCCTATGGCGTCGGCTGCACCACCTGGGAAGTCGTCCGCCACGTCGTGCTGCCCTATACGCGCGTCGGCGTCATCGGCGGCGTCATGCTGGCGCTCGGCCGCGCGCTCGGCGAGACGATGGCGGTGACCTTCATTATCGGCAACTCGTTCCGTATCTCGCCGTCGATCTTTGCGCCCGGCACCACGATTTCCGCGGCGATCGCCAGCGAGTTCGCCGAGAGCGACGGCCTGCATCAGTCTGGTCTGATGCTGCTCGGTCTGCTGTTGTTCGTGCTGACATTCTTCGTACTCGCCGCGGCGCGGCTGATGCTGATGCGGCTGGAGAAGAAGGCGGGGAAATAG
- the pstS gene encoding phosphate ABC transporter substrate-binding protein PstS, translating into MNFFKAIAAAGLVAASASAFSLPARAADITGAGATFPFPVYSKWADAYKKETGNSVNYQSIGSGAGIKQILAKTVTFGATDAPLKADKLDKDGLLQWPMVMGAIVPVVNVEGVTPGELVLSGELLGDIFLGKVTKWDDPAIAKLNPKLKLPSASIAVVHRSDGSGTSFNFTNYLSKVNAEWKSKVGEGTAVEWPAGVGAKGNEGVSGNVGQTRNSIGYVEYAYAKQNKLTYAALINKAGKAVQPTVASFQAAAGNADWAHAPGYYVILTDQPGDASWPIAAATFILMHKEPIDKAASAEAIKFFKWSFEKGGKMAEDLDYIPMPDPVVKQIEKTWTSEIKS; encoded by the coding sequence ATGAATTTCTTCAAGGCCATCGCCGCCGCCGGCCTCGTTGCCGCCTCGGCGTCCGCGTTTTCGCTTCCGGCGAGGGCGGCTGACATCACCGGCGCGGGGGCGACCTTCCCGTTCCCGGTCTATTCCAAATGGGCCGATGCCTACAAGAAAGAGACCGGCAATAGCGTGAACTATCAGTCGATCGGGTCGGGCGCCGGCATCAAGCAGATCCTCGCCAAGACCGTGACCTTCGGCGCGACCGACGCGCCGCTGAAGGCCGACAAGCTCGACAAGGACGGCCTGCTGCAGTGGCCGATGGTGATGGGCGCGATCGTCCCCGTCGTGAACGTCGAAGGCGTGACGCCTGGCGAACTGGTCCTTTCGGGTGAACTGCTCGGCGACATCTTTCTCGGCAAGGTTACCAAGTGGGACGACCCTGCGATCGCAAAGCTCAACCCGAAGCTCAAGCTGCCTTCGGCTTCGATCGCGGTTGTGCATCGTTCGGACGGATCGGGCACCTCATTCAACTTCACCAACTATCTGTCCAAGGTGAATGCCGAGTGGAAGTCCAAGGTCGGTGAGGGCACTGCGGTGGAGTGGCCGGCGGGCGTCGGCGCCAAAGGCAACGAAGGCGTGTCCGGCAATGTCGGCCAGACCAGGAACTCGATCGGCTATGTCGAGTATGCCTATGCCAAGCAGAACAAGCTGACCTACGCCGCGCTCATCAACAAGGCCGGCAAGGCCGTGCAGCCGACCGTCGCCTCCTTCCAGGCTGCGGCGGGCAACGCCGACTGGGCGCACGCGCCGGGCTACTACGTGATCCTGACCGATCAGCCAGGCGATGCTTCCTGGCCGATCGCCGCGGCGACGTTCATCCTGATGCACAAGGAGCCGATCGACAAGGCGGCCTCCGCCGAAGCCATCAAGTTCTTCAAGTGGTCATTCGAGAAGGGCGGCAAGATGGCCGAGGATCTTGACTACATTCCGATGCCGGACCCGGTCGTGAAGCAGATCGAGAAAACCTGGACCTCCGAGATCAAGAGCTGA
- the pstB gene encoding phosphate ABC transporter ATP-binding protein PstB, which yields MTDVSAAVSRPAVPPSAIDPDAPAKIAARNLNFYYGQNHALKNIDLSIAANRVTAFIGPSGCGKSTLLRIFNRMYDLYPGQRVEGQVLLDNTDILDPRLDLNLLRARVGMVFQKPTPFPMTIYENIAFGIRLYEKLSRSEMDGRVEKALRGGALWSEVKDKLNASGLSLSGGQQQRLCIARTVALRPEVILFDEPCSALDPISTAKVEELIDELKEHYTIAIVTHNMQQAARVSDTTAFMYLGEMVEFGPTNKLFTSPVDRRTQDYITGRFG from the coding sequence ATGACCGACGTTTCCGCCGCTGTCTCGCGCCCGGCCGTTCCGCCATCGGCGATCGATCCCGATGCTCCGGCCAAGATCGCCGCCCGTAACCTCAATTTCTATTACGGCCAGAACCACGCGCTGAAGAATATCGACCTCTCGATCGCCGCCAATCGGGTGACGGCCTTCATCGGTCCCTCGGGTTGCGGCAAATCGACCCTGCTTCGCATCTTCAACCGCATGTACGACCTCTATCCCGGCCAGCGCGTCGAAGGGCAGGTGTTGCTGGACAATACCGACATCCTCGACCCCAGGCTCGATCTCAATCTTCTGCGCGCGCGGGTCGGCATGGTGTTCCAGAAGCCGACGCCGTTCCCGATGACGATCTATGAGAACATCGCGTTCGGCATCCGCTTGTACGAGAAGCTGTCGCGGTCGGAGATGGACGGTCGGGTGGAGAAAGCGCTGCGGGGCGGCGCCTTGTGGAGCGAGGTCAAGGACAAGCTCAATGCCAGCGGGCTCAGTCTTTCCGGCGGTCAGCAGCAGCGCCTGTGCATCGCGCGAACCGTCGCGCTGCGGCCGGAGGTGATCCTGTTCGACGAGCCGTGCTCGGCGCTCGATCCGATCTCCACGGCCAAGGTCGAAGAACTGATCGACGAGCTCAAGGAGCACTACACCATCGCGATCGTCACCCATAACATGCAGCAGGCGGCGCGTGTCTCGGATACCACCGCATTCATGTATCTCGGTGAGATGGTCGAGTTTGGGCCGACCAACAAGCTCTTCACCTCGCCGGTCGACCGCCGCACCCAGGATTACATTACAGGCCGCTTCGGCTGA
- the phoU gene encoding phosphate signaling complex protein PhoU translates to MAFEHTAKAFDDDLQELTRLVAEMGGLAERQIVESLDALIRRDTALGARVVAADAEIDRLQRTIEERAVLTIARRQPMAVDLRAIVGAMRVAADLERIGDLAKNMGKRVVALDSDFHPMKLIRGLEHMTDLVQSQVKSVLDAYAARDLPSAMAVWKGDEEVDAICTSLFRELLTYMMEDPRNIGFCIHLMFCAKNIERIGDHATNIAETVFYMIEGQQMLDKRPKGDTTGFASAAPGN, encoded by the coding sequence ATGGCTTTCGAACACACCGCCAAGGCTTTCGACGACGATCTCCAGGAGCTGACGCGGCTGGTTGCCGAGATGGGCGGTCTCGCCGAACGGCAGATCGTCGAATCCCTGGATGCGCTGATCCGCCGCGACACCGCATTGGGCGCCCGCGTCGTCGCCGCCGATGCCGAAATCGACCGGCTGCAGCGCACGATCGAGGAACGCGCCGTGCTCACCATCGCGCGGCGGCAACCGATGGCGGTCGACCTGCGCGCGATCGTCGGCGCCATGCGGGTCGCCGCCGATCTGGAGCGGATTGGCGATCTCGCCAAGAACATGGGCAAGCGCGTGGTTGCGCTCGATAGCGATTTCCATCCGATGAAACTGATCCGCGGCCTCGAGCACATGACCGACCTCGTGCAGTCCCAGGTCAAGTCGGTGCTCGACGCCTATGCGGCGCGCGACCTGCCGTCGGCGATGGCGGTCTGGAAGGGGGACGAGGAGGTGGACGCCATCTGCACCTCTTTGTTCCGCGAACTCCTGACCTACATGATGGAGGATCCGCGCAATATCGGGTTCTGTATCCACCTGATGTTCTGCGCCAAGAACATCGAGCGGATCGGCGACCACGCAACCAATATCGCGGAGACGGTGTTCTACATGATCGAGGGCCAGCAGATGCTCGACAAGCGTCCCAAGGGGGACACGACGGGTTTCGCATCGGCGGCGCCGGGAAACTGA